The Musa acuminata AAA Group cultivar baxijiao chromosome BXJ2-5, Cavendish_Baxijiao_AAA, whole genome shotgun sequence genomic interval GTACTGATTCATCTGCTTTCGACGGTTGCGCTCCACTGCAATGTGAGTCAtcctctggttctccacctcctcCTGGTTCTTGCAACTCCTCGTGCGCCGCCTCTTCCTCCGACCTGCCGCAGTCCCCGTGCCGACGACCGAGGCTGAATCAGTTCCCATCTCCGGCAACGACAGATTCCTGCCACCTTGAGCACCGCTCACATCACATTGTGACAGCACTCCTCGAATCTCCCCTCCCTTGATGTGCATCTCCCTCATGTTGCAACCGAAGAGGTCTTGCTGGAAGACCACAGCTTGCAGTGCCATCTTTGTGCTGCTACGGGAGTATCTATCCACACCCACTTGAGGGAAACACGAATCGGAACAAGCACCGCAAGAGAGAGAGACAGTCTTCTTCCATGAGGAGAGAGGAACTTTAAAGACCACAGTAAGAAAACAGGAACAGGACAAGGTTGCCCACGTGAATCCAAGAAGACGAAGGGAGATGAACACGAAACATGATTGCGCCGCGTGGGTGTGCATCTGTTATTCATGTACACAGAGGAGAAGACTTCATGGTAAAAGATTAAAGCGCTGCAAGAACGGTGAGAGTACTTGCATGTGTTTGAGTTGAGTCTGGCTAAGAGCAGGGATCATGGTGGTCACCTTCCCAATCCGCCATGAAGGCAGGCCACTTTCCCACAGATCTCTACCCATACTCGGGTCATTCATCTCTGCAGGGTTCCCTGACATGATCTTCTAGTTGTACTGTTCATGTCTCCATCAGTCAGTGTCGATGCATCTTTGAAAAGGGGAATGCCTGTGCCATATAAAATGCTTTGGTATCGAGCATCGCCGATCCAACAGTTCCTTGAAACAGTATTTCGACATCAGAATTCTAGTGATTTCGATCCGTAATGGAAATAAGACTCTTATCTtaaagaagataagattttctcaacttaatagaagataagattttcccactacataagaaaatctctctattctgtttattctgttgagggaaatccttccttatAAATAAACGAagaaacatgttaatatattcaaactaaagttattttatttatttaataaaatttatttaattattatttttatcttttattctttctattatgatattagaacAGTGAgtctttggccagcgaccaacgaaGGGAACACCTGTGCCCTACAATCTCACAGCAACATATTCATAAGTGAAATAAAGATTAGAAGGGGTTAGAGAATCGCATAAGTTTGACTCTTAATATTTTGAGCTGAATTATGTATTGTAGTCCTGAATGACTTGTCTGCATCAGACCATTATAACGTGTTCCGATCTTATGGTCaaatctcacccttttttttGGGAATAAATCTAGTGTTATCTGCATCATTCTGCAAAATAATGACAAACAAAAAGTCTCCCGTCTTCATTTCAAGCATAAAACCCTGTTCGTGGACATGCTTGGCAAGGCAATCCTTAACCTCCCTAAACCCAATTAACCAGTGAAAACCTCTGACGATTAATCCAAAAACAACTTCTTCTTTTTGGACAGCCGGCATCTGAATCAAAGTGAGTAGAAGATACTGCTGGTCTTTTTTCTCTCCCAAAGTCACGAAGTTTCCCCCCACGATGTGGACATGGAGTTTGAGGACCGGATAAAGTGCCTTTGTTCTCTTCCCAAGGTTTTGTCATCATCAAACACAGGGAAGCCGATAACTACATGCCTGGAATAGAACTACACCTTTACATATCGATAGCCATGGCTTTCTCTCTTTACCTACTAATTTCCTTTGATGTTGATGGCACCACTCGTATATATGCATGATCTCAAAATTCGGTGTCGTGAGTCTCATGTTCTTGTAATCTTAACATGATGCGTGCCCTGCTCCAATTTGATCTAGTTTTTCCTTGCTTCTAGATGATTTGTAGGAAGGTTTCCATCGAACTGGACTCCATCTTATCTCCTTCCAATCCCTCTCATCCTCCTTCTTTTGCCTTCAGGCTTTCAACACGTACAGCCGTCTAGAATTTGGCGTGGCTTCTGCTATGGTCTATTGACCTCAAAAAAGTCAACCGTGGTGGTCCCCGGAATCCTCGGTCTTTTTGTTCGGTTTCAAAAAGTCAACGAGCTTGACCAGAACACCAACCAAATTAATTAACCTAACTCCAATTCGGACCAACGTTCCAGATGGCGCGGATCCTCTCCGGGCCTGCAGTTCATTAGAAAACCTACATTCCCCACATCACCACAGTGCATGTGATGGACCCCACAATTTCACACTCATCCAACCACTAACTTCTTCTATTGGAAAAACAAGCACCTTGATTAAATCCAAAACCAGTCAAACACGCCACCTCGCGCTCCCTCCAACGACCGATTTACCTGTGGGTCCCCCGGCAGGGCCATCTGTTGCCGCTAGTTACAAGAGATGTATGGCTGTGACTACAAACTCCACCGAGAAGTCTCTCGAGTCGCGTTCCAACGGCAGCATACCCTGACCGCCGGTGCTTCTTCGGCCTCTTCTCTTGCTCTGCTTCGTGGCCTTCTTATGATCGCCTTATGCTCTCCTCACACGGTAACACCCCATCGTCTTGCTCAACTTACTGGATCGTCAATGGACACCAAGCGCTCCGGCCGTCCGATCGACGGGCTCCCCATCCtggcccttctttacttgctccCTTTGCTTCTCCTCACCCCTCGGTGCGCCCGCGCCCAGCCATCACCGACCTTCGGTGGCAGCAACGATAACAATTACGGGAATTTGAACCCGACATTAGCCATCGTGATCGTCGTCATCATCAGCACCTTCTTCGTCCTCGTCTTCTTCTCCCTTTACGTCCGCAACTGCACCGGCCAAGACGACTTTGGAGGGTCCATCTGGCGCCGTGCTGCCGAGGCCCGGTCGGTGCGGCCTCAACAGCGGGGTCTGAGCCCCGAGGTGCTCGAGACTTTCCCCACGCTGATGTACGCGGACGTGAAGGGACTCAAGGTCGGCAAAGGATCGTTGGAGTGCGCGGTATGTCTAAGCGAATTCGATGACGACGAAGAACTGCGCCTCCTCCCCCGCTGCAGCCACGTCTTTCATACGGACTGCATCGGCGCCTGGCTCGCCTCCCACGTCACCTGTCCTGTCTGCCGCGCTAACCTCGCCGAACCTACGGCCGTCGACGGCCTCGAACCGACGCCTGCCACCGCCGAGGCCTCGAGCACCCAACCCGATACAGCCCCGCCGCCGGACCATGTCGCAATCCTCGTGGACCGAatggccgcggcggcggcggaggaggaggaggagcagagggAAAAGGCGATATTAGCGCGCATCGGTAGCCGAACGCGAGAAGCTAGGTCGCGATCCGGGCGTCGGCCGCCGAAGTTCCCGCGGTCTCACTCGACCGGGCATTCGGTGGTCCGGCCAGAGGAGGACCTCGATCGGTACACCCTCCGGCTACCAGAGCACATACAGAAGGAGATCTTCGCCGCCAGGAAGCTCGATCGGTCTGCGAGCTGTGTCGCGTTCCCGACCTCCGGTGGGGAGTGCTCCCGGCATGGTTCTGGCGGGTGCGGCGCAGAGGGGAGCAGCCGCGGTGGGTGGAGCGCCCAGCTCGAGAAGCTGGACCGGTGGTCGTCGGTCTTGTTGCGGACGCTCTCTGTAAAGGTCCCGACGTGGGCGGGGAGAAGGAGAGGGGAGGGAGAGGGCTCGGTGAgaaaggaagagggagagggctCGACGACGGGCAAGTTAGCCGCCGGCATTCCCTCCGTCGTCCCCAATGTTTGACCGTGTAAAGCTGCTCTTTTCTCCCCTCTTGACTTCATTTTCTtcggtttctttttgttatttatataatatatagaaatatatatgtatattgttgTAGAAGGATTTGAACGAGAGTTTAATATTTGATTGTTCGACAATTAGAGAGACTGGACTATGAAATGAATTGCCGATGTTAAATTTGGACTTGGAAAActgtataatattatatatatataacatttaaCATTTGCACATATATTAAaggtattataaatataaatttggaACCTcaaaatcaaattaattaataataacttTAACTAGTTATAGTTGAGCTGAATTGTAACAAAATTGAGAATGATTATTGTTACAAATACTGTGTTCTCAAAAATCCTTCTCAACCACATTTGGTGTCTTCTTGATTGTGGATTTATCCACTTTTCAAAACAGAATTATTGAATACATTTCTTGATTTTTTCTTAACCTCATATGTTATTTAAGTCATCCATTTGTTTCAATTTTTGACTTGAGTTAAAttgaatagattaaaaaaatatattttttaatatgaatcCAAATTAAAGATCTCATGCTTGAATTTGTAATGAAAAGGATTATTTCATTTATTAAGGTAATACGTATTTATATAAGTAGTGAGGAAAAGATTTTCCTCAATCATATACGCAAATCATATATATAAATCTACGATTCATCTTCATAGATTAATTAaggattaaaatatataaataatatagaaTTTTCATTCCATTACCTATATTATAAGCTTTTATCAATACTCATGTTTTGTgtaggatatgtgtacttaaaatATAGGTTCAGAGTTAACCTGCAAAGTTCATGATATTTAATTTATACAAAagttgttgagatttgattcataattatctatttagatagttatcatgatataGTGGTTataggatgatttcaataacatttagtagttatagggtggtttcaataactacctcgatctaatagttatagggtggttgccactaggtcctataaataggatcgtAATTCATGAAGTAAGAAATCTAGATAGTGTGtgtatttggtatcttgtaagtgttcttatcaattctcctgtttttaaatactacatcagttttcttgagtcgaaagaattctttttactcgtattgtagtattctgttttttccttgttCCTTCATccacaacatttgtggtatcaaagcgagtatcaagatgaagactctattcaagtttcaagatctttgggacttaatagagaatggatatacggatccagatgacgaaatcagaaggactcaaaggcattgttcttcattcaataagctgtacatgagacgatcttctcaagaattatagcagcgacaacctcaaagcaagcttggttgatacttcaaaatgaatttcaaggctcatcaagggtgattacggtaaaacttcaaaccctccattgtgagtttaaaattttattcatgaaaagcaatgaattggtgcaagattttctttctcaagtgactgaaattgttagtcaaatgaaatcttatggtgaacatcttcctgatcatataattgttgtaaaagttttgagaagtttaactccaaaatttgatcatattgttaccgtaattgaggaatcaaaagatttatctacttatttatttgatgaactaatgagttccttgcaagcacataaaGTAAGGTTGAACATGTCACTTAGAAAAAGTGAAGAAAATGCATTTaaggttaagggggagtcttctacttcaaaagaagataaaaaatcaacaggaagagcACGTGGCagaggtagaggaaatggaagaggacactttcataggcatgaagaacaagggcaatcaaattatgataaaaaaaattacaatagtggaattcaatgtcactattataaaaagtttggtcatatgaagacagattgctggaaaagagaaaagcaaacaagctatgtggagaaaaatgaagaaaatagtaaattgtttatgactcattcataagttcataatatctcaaatgatatttggtttctggatagtggatgttctaatcatatgtcaggcataaaatcaatatttagagatattgatgaaactcacaagttgaatgttagacttggagataataaGCAAATCGTGAAAGGAAAAGGaataattgaggtgaagacaaatcaagggaaggtaaaataccttgataatgttttctttgttcctatttgatcataacttgttgagtgttggacaattagtagatgatggatattcagtaatatttgataatggtttatgcactattagagataaaaaatctggtttgattatagtaaatgtttgcatgatacaaaacaagatgtttccaccgttgaatctcggattttgatgataaaatcaattgatgagttatttgatctaatccatattattgagttaagtatgcaggattaactacgataaccagaaaacacaaagcaagaataccggagtcaagttcgatgaacttttaagagtccgaagaatcgtcggagatgccgatggaaccaaccgagaagaaattgggaacctgttggaagttcgccgaagagatcgtcggaggttcgcagagatcaccgagaagtctcggctactcattaaagtcatcacatgttcaggagcgtgcttggaccccgtcggaagaagttcgtcggaaagctcgccggaacaagacttgacgttcgcggttgataaaattgcttaggatgtgttttgttatgtagttcacttgtaattaggattaggattaagaagataatcctatatcctggttaggggccaattgggcccgagttcggactagtttaggccaagattgaagcccaactagtggctgaaaacactgtagtcaggctgaaaacactgtaggcggtggcaccgcctggcttggcggtgacacctcttgggctgggcggttgcaccgcccagcacccgagcgctgggcggtggcaccgccagcatcgggaaaccaaagagaattcaaatttggagcccaaatttgaatcctcttgaggcctataaatacccctcaaaactcagttggaaatacaactttttgtgtagcaaaagtttgagagaaaggtcttagaaaagtgttagcttgtcttcttttcaatttgctagtgttcacctcatctcttctcgaaaatctgtaagagagtgaaccgcttgtaaagagttgtaagaggggtatttacccttccatttcaagagacttgctagtggaaggtgggagcctcatcgaagaggggcctcgcaagtggagtaggtcatttgaccgaaccactctaaaatcagcgtgattcttggtttgcatttcattattgctatttacattattgcaaaccgtcttatatgctttaagttccttattacttttgctgcatatatttaagaatacgttttcaagattaaagcttttcaagttccgttcttatcgtacgaaagtttttattaaaaccaaagttttaatccgctgcactaattcacccccccctcttagtaccgctccgatcctaacatccacttgatgtgtcaaatattgaaaggcatgcgcttattacaactcaaaagaataagtctaatttatgacatttaagatatgaacaccttaacattaaagatttaaggttgttaagtaaaaaaggaatggttttcggattgcctaagattaatatacttgatgtatgtgaaggatgtatttatggcaaacaaagtaaaaaatcatttcctattggaaaagcatggagagcatctaattgtcttgaattaattcatgctgacttatgtggacctatgaatacaaaatcatttggtggaagtcaatattttttattgtttacagatgattatagtcgcatgagttgggtatattttttgaaattgaaatctgaaacatttgataattttcgaaagtttaaggcacttatagaaaggcaaagtggtagatatataaagacacttcggacagataaaggtggtgaatttttatctaatgagtttaattccttttgtgaagaaaatggtatttacaaagaattgacagcaccatatataCCCGTagctgtaatatcccattagtcccatatcggaagtgggcaatgtgtatgattagcttatatgggtctgatgagcATACTACGtaaactctcgcttaagcattttggtccgtggttgaaggaccaaaatggagttattggccagttggctcatcagactcgggtcgtgatatttggtattagagctgacctagcatttaggcagggtgagagggctcgagtaggaaaaggctacccgtggatggaatcGAGAACTCATCAGGGCGTGAAGcgccttgacgaggatgtcaagctaattaagttggggatattgtaacatcccattaattccacatcggaagtgggcaatgtgtatgattatttgttgaatatttcaccaacaaagacggttatgaatcgaactcattttgaggcttggtatggtataaaacaaggttattctttacaatcgaaagcatatcgattatataaccctattagtggcaaagttattattaacagaaatgttatatttgatgaaagggcaagttggaattgggagacgaataaaggtggaacacaaatgcagattccaacataactagacactccgcagaatcaagtgacaaatcctgctccaacaagttcaccgtcaacctcacccaatagcagttcaaattctgattcctcaaatgaaacccctccaagaaattttagatcattgacagaaatttataactcacatttgctttatttatttcagatccaacaacttttaaggaagcagttaaaaaagaggtatggagaaaagcaatgaaggaggaaatcaagtcaattgagaagaatgaaacttgagagctaatggatctaccgaaagaaaagaaatctattggattaaaatggatattcaaaacaaagtttaaatataaattatttagtttcactgatagtgattgtgcaggagctttagatgatcgaaagagtacttcaggcaagtggatccataacaatgaagtattgtggaacggaTGAACAAATTGCGAATATCCTCACCAAATCGCTTCAAGTTTGAAAGTATGTTTATTTTATGTCGtaaattggtgtatgcaactatgaatcaagggggagtgttgagatttgattcatagttatctatctagatagttatcatgatctagtggttacaggatgatttcaataatcacctcaatcatgatctagtaattatagggtgatttcaataactacctcaatctagtagttatagggtagttgtcactaggtcctataaaaccAAAGTTCATGAAGTAAGAAATATAGAgagtgtgtgcatttggtatcttgtaagtgtttttatcaatcctcctgtttttaaatactacatcagttttcttgagtcgaaaagATTCCTTTTACTCGTATCatagtattatatttttttcttgctcCTCCGTCTCCAACAAAAGTCTCATTGAATTCAGTTCTTCGTATCCCTTTTGGAGAAACTCAAAAGAGTCATTGAAGGACAACAACTGCATATATACGCTGGACTTCAAGGATCATGCATATTTTCTTCATCACTCTGGTTCCTGTACCAGATCAAGCTATGGGCAAGATCAATGATTTGTCTTGCTCCAACTCAGGCAAAATTGTTTGATGTATGTCATTCCTGTGCTACATCCTTTGATCTTTTACAGCTATCTTCTTATTGTCCGTTCATGGTGGAGGTGACAGACATTGAGAAAGAGCTAGTCTTGTCCTTGCAAAGGTGGTCCTGTTCTGCTCCTGTGTTTCAATCCAGATCAAGATGTTTTGTGATGGGGGTGCCAAAGTTTTTGTAGTGTTCAATGCTTGCTCTCAGACTTGTTTTGAGCTGGGAGATGAGGTGAATTCTGATCAACCACTTTGTGTCTGTAGATCAGTAGATTACTTTACCTGAAATCACAGCTGAATAACTCAGCTGCATTCACCATTGTTTTGCAGTCTCTTATCAATCTGTTGCattcataatgcattacaatgaCATAAAATATATAGATTAACTTTGGATATTGTTCTCTACACAAGCAGACTCCAAATTGTTGGGATTTTGCTGGTACTTTGCTTGAGAGTAGTCCTGAGTACTTTGCTTG includes:
- the LOC135612687 gene encoding E3 ubiquitin-protein ligase ATL6-like; this encodes MYGCDYKLHREVSRVAFQRQHTLTAGASSASSLALLRGLLMIALCSPHTVTPHRLAQLTGSSMDTKRSGRPIDGLPILALLYLLPLLLLTPRCARAQPSPTFGGSNDNNYGNLNPTLAIVIVVIISTFFVLVFFSLYVRNCTGQDDFGGSIWRRAAEARSVRPQQRGLSPEVLETFPTLMYADVKGLKVGKGSLECAVCLSEFDDDEELRLLPRCSHVFHTDCIGAWLASHVTCPVCRANLAEPTAVDGLEPTPATAEASSTQPDTAPPPDHVAILVDRMAAAAAEEEEEQREKAILARIGSRTREARSRSGRRPPKFPRSHSTGHSVVRPEEDLDRYTLRLPEHIQKEIFAARKLDRSASCVAFPTSGGECSRHGSGGCGAEGSSRGGWSAQLEKLDRWSSVLLRTLSVKVPTWAGRRRGEGEGSVRKEEGEGSTTGKLAAGIPSVVPNV